In a single window of the Terriglobus roseus genome:
- a CDS encoding DUF5060 domain-containing protein — MDRRQMLKVTAGVAAGLIIEVVEGPVADALPGAAEGLVALWDCFEVSLPGPADGNPFLEVTFAAKFSQGSRVLSVPGFYDGDGRYMVRFMPDAVGDWTYVTESNVPTLAGHKGGLRVVAASGNNHGPVRVAHRFHFAFADGKPYFPFGTTCYSMGFMGEPYETQTLDALRTAGFNKVRLCLMPKGQGSRPEPRLPFVKIPANDGRPSHFDAARFDPEFFRHFEQRVLDLQRMGIEADVILFHPYDGWGLKSMSAEEDDRYLRYAVARLAAYRNVWWSIANEYDLVKTRTMTDWDRHFQVVVASDPYEHLRSIHHSKVVYDHGKPWCTHASLQEYDFNKSEERRQAWGKPIVYDEIQYEGNIARRWGNLSAEEMTRRFWLATVAGAYATHGDTFLTPPGEPVWSDGGKLRGSSAPRIKFLREIVEGLPTAGLNEFVGAYYLSAGIEGQVYLYYFDFHALAEYDFPLPAGITFKGWLIDPFAMTRMELPGTYTGKTKGTSAVIDENVGQAAAGGTNHLVLPGRPGMAALFVRVGSSLRG, encoded by the coding sequence ATGGATCGCAGGCAGATGTTGAAGGTGACGGCGGGCGTTGCTGCGGGGCTGATTATCGAGGTCGTTGAGGGGCCGGTTGCGGACGCACTGCCGGGTGCGGCTGAGGGACTGGTGGCTCTCTGGGATTGCTTCGAGGTTTCGCTGCCTGGGCCTGCCGACGGAAATCCGTTTCTCGAGGTGACGTTTGCGGCGAAGTTCTCGCAGGGTTCTCGTGTCCTGTCTGTGCCCGGCTTTTATGACGGCGATGGCCGCTACATGGTCCGCTTCATGCCCGATGCCGTGGGCGACTGGACGTATGTGACGGAGAGCAACGTGCCCACGCTGGCAGGTCATAAGGGCGGCCTTCGCGTGGTGGCTGCGAGCGGTAACAACCATGGGCCGGTGCGAGTGGCTCATCGCTTCCACTTTGCCTTTGCGGATGGCAAGCCTTACTTCCCTTTCGGCACGACGTGTTACTCCATGGGCTTTATGGGAGAACCTTATGAGACGCAGACGCTGGACGCGCTGCGCACCGCAGGCTTCAACAAGGTGCGGCTGTGCCTGATGCCGAAGGGACAGGGCTCGCGACCGGAGCCTCGTTTGCCGTTCGTGAAGATACCGGCAAACGATGGCAGGCCGTCGCACTTCGATGCAGCGCGGTTCGACCCGGAGTTCTTTCGACACTTTGAGCAGCGCGTGCTGGATCTGCAGAGGATGGGCATTGAGGCCGATGTGATTCTCTTTCATCCCTATGACGGCTGGGGCTTGAAGAGTATGTCGGCCGAAGAGGATGATCGCTATCTTCGGTATGCCGTCGCTCGGCTGGCGGCTTATCGCAATGTGTGGTGGTCGATCGCGAATGAGTATGACCTGGTCAAGACCAGGACGATGACCGACTGGGACCGACACTTCCAGGTGGTGGTTGCGAGTGATCCATATGAACACCTGCGCTCGATCCATCACAGCAAGGTGGTCTATGACCACGGCAAACCGTGGTGTACCCACGCCAGCCTGCAGGAGTATGACTTCAACAAGTCCGAAGAGCGGCGGCAGGCGTGGGGCAAGCCGATTGTCTATGACGAAATTCAGTACGAGGGCAACATCGCTCGCCGCTGGGGGAATCTTTCGGCCGAGGAGATGACACGGCGCTTCTGGCTGGCGACGGTGGCGGGCGCCTATGCGACGCACGGTGATACTTTTCTCACGCCACCGGGGGAACCTGTGTGGAGCGATGGCGGCAAACTACGTGGTTCGAGCGCGCCTCGCATCAAGTTTCTGCGCGAAATAGTGGAAGGCCTGCCGACGGCCGGGCTGAATGAGTTTGTGGGTGCTTATTACCTGTCGGCTGGTATTGAAGGTCAGGTGTATCTCTATTACTTCGATTTTCATGCGCTGGCTGAGTATGACTTTCCCTTGCCTGCAGGGATTACTTTCAAGGGATGGCTGATCGATCCGTTCGCCATGACTCGTATGGAATTGCCGGGCACCTATACCGGTAAGACGAAGGGCACCTCGGCTGTGATCGATGAGAATGTCGGACAGGCGGCGGCCGGTGGCACGAATCATCTGGTGCTGCCGGGTCGCCCCGGGATGGCGGCCTTGTTTGTGCGGGTGGGGAGTTCCCTCAGGGGCTAA
- a CDS encoding L,D-transpeptidase family protein gives MLPKLILLGALSATSFLSGCKRAHQLAHHVASSEPDYTAQIQADVTPGKLDGMKYPDFADIQSQVASVYDTHDFDAVWIKNGKPTAQANAMLSEFSNAIKRGLRPDDYDASKWQERVANLKSPEGVAIFDVALTVNAMRFISDLHMGRANPAHFTFGIKGYDDRKIDASAILSSQVLDASDVTKALDAVEPQAAQYSQLKTALAHYLDLVPQDHSTPLPEIDSKAKVVPLTAGYPAMQSLQQKLALYGDLSTGGDANAPADINTVTDALKHFQHRHGIAEDGKLGHDVVVALNTPVTARVTQIADSMERWRWLNDDYQNAAIMVNLPEFQLRAFEGTGADHHEVFRMNVVDGASSDDTHHTPMIADQMKYLVFRPYWNVPPSIAKKEIIPHMEKQPGYLGAKNYETVDLKGQPASPDMNRIAQGTVMVRQKAGTSNSLGLVKFMFPNQFNVYLHDTNEKALFSRTRRDYSHGCVRVQDPPKLADWVLRDNPKWDADTIAEAMANGDDNKSVSLPKPIPVVIFYSTAWSDDGEIHFFKDMYGYDADLEKTLDAGRPYPQKPMKAVTEKDA, from the coding sequence ATGCTCCCTAAACTGATCCTCCTCGGCGCCCTTTCCGCCACGTCCTTTCTGTCTGGTTGCAAGCGCGCACATCAACTGGCACATCACGTCGCCAGCTCCGAGCCGGATTACACCGCCCAGATCCAGGCAGACGTCACGCCCGGCAAGCTCGACGGTATGAAGTATCCGGACTTCGCGGACATTCAGTCGCAGGTTGCCAGCGTGTATGACACGCACGACTTTGACGCGGTCTGGATCAAGAACGGCAAGCCCACCGCCCAGGCGAATGCCATGCTCTCCGAGTTCTCCAATGCCATCAAGCGCGGCCTTCGCCCGGACGACTACGACGCCAGCAAGTGGCAGGAGCGTGTTGCAAATCTCAAGTCGCCCGAAGGCGTCGCGATCTTTGACGTGGCACTGACGGTGAATGCCATGCGCTTCATCAGCGACCTTCACATGGGCCGCGCGAATCCTGCGCACTTCACCTTCGGCATCAAGGGTTATGACGATCGCAAGATCGATGCCTCCGCCATCCTCAGCAGCCAGGTGTTGGACGCCAGCGACGTCACCAAGGCACTGGACGCTGTCGAGCCGCAGGCCGCGCAGTACAGCCAGTTGAAGACTGCGCTCGCGCACTATCTCGACCTCGTCCCGCAGGACCACAGCACACCTCTGCCGGAGATCGACAGCAAGGCAAAGGTCGTTCCACTCACCGCAGGTTATCCGGCGATGCAGTCGCTGCAACAGAAGCTGGCGCTGTATGGTGACCTCTCCACGGGCGGCGATGCGAATGCGCCGGCAGACATCAACACCGTCACGGACGCTCTGAAGCACTTCCAGCATCGCCACGGCATTGCTGAAGACGGCAAGCTTGGGCACGATGTCGTCGTCGCACTGAACACGCCGGTGACCGCGCGCGTCACACAGATCGCCGACAGCATGGAGCGCTGGCGCTGGCTGAACGACGACTATCAGAACGCAGCCATCATGGTGAACCTGCCTGAATTTCAGCTACGTGCCTTCGAAGGCACCGGCGCCGATCATCATGAAGTCTTCCGCATGAATGTTGTCGACGGCGCCAGCAGCGACGACACGCACCACACACCCATGATCGCGGATCAGATGAAGTATCTCGTCTTCCGCCCGTACTGGAATGTGCCGCCGTCGATCGCGAAGAAAGAGATCATTCCGCACATGGAAAAGCAGCCCGGCTACCTGGGCGCGAAGAACTACGAGACGGTTGATCTGAAGGGCCAGCCCGCATCGCCCGACATGAACCGCATCGCGCAGGGCACGGTCATGGTCCGGCAGAAGGCCGGCACCTCGAACTCGCTGGGCCTGGTGAAGTTCATGTTCCCCAACCAGTTCAACGTGTATCTGCACGACACCAATGAGAAGGCACTCTTCTCGCGCACACGCCGTGATTACTCCCACGGCTGCGTCCGCGTACAGGACCCGCCGAAGCTCGCAGACTGGGTCCTCCGCGACAACCCCAAGTGGGATGCAGACACGATCGCAGAAGCCATGGCCAACGGCGACGACAACAAGTCTGTCTCGCTCCCCAAGCCGATCCCGGTAGTGATCTTTTACTCCACTGCCTGGTCTGACGACGGCGAGATCCACTTCTTCAAGGACATGTATGGCTACGACGCAGACCTCGAAAAGACACTCGATGCCGGCCGCCCGTATCCTCAGAAACCAATGAAGGCAGTCACCGAAAAGGACGCATAA
- a CDS encoding DUF72 domain-containing protein, with product MPDQTQPEKPAALFAGTSGWAYATWKPGFYPPKFPAKRFLEHYASRLNSVEVNYTFRALPTAAQLEGWMAAAGAGFRFSFKAPEIVTHRKRLRDCGDAIDRFLTALEPVRSAGMLGCLLFQLPPNFKADAPRLEAFLALPQMANAGRICFEFRHESWFTEDTWTALRAHGAAVCIAESEDLCTPEVQTAPDFACYRLRMPGGYDASTVADHAARFHALSATRDVFVYYKHEDEPTGPLAAESMLLQAAAQDL from the coding sequence ATGCCGGATCAGACCCAACCCGAGAAGCCAGCAGCCCTCTTCGCCGGCACCTCCGGCTGGGCGTACGCGACATGGAAGCCCGGCTTCTACCCGCCCAAGTTCCCGGCCAAGCGCTTTCTCGAGCACTATGCCTCGCGCCTCAACTCCGTCGAAGTCAACTACACCTTCCGCGCGCTGCCGACAGCAGCGCAGCTCGAAGGCTGGATGGCCGCCGCCGGCGCAGGCTTTCGGTTCAGCTTCAAGGCGCCTGAGATCGTCACGCACCGCAAGCGCCTGCGCGACTGCGGCGACGCCATCGACCGCTTTCTGACGGCGCTCGAACCCGTCCGCAGCGCCGGAATGCTGGGCTGCCTGCTCTTCCAGTTACCGCCCAACTTCAAAGCAGACGCACCCCGCCTCGAAGCCTTCCTGGCGCTGCCACAAATGGCCAACGCAGGCCGCATCTGCTTTGAGTTTCGCCACGAAAGCTGGTTCACGGAAGACACCTGGACCGCCCTGCGCGCACACGGCGCAGCCGTCTGCATCGCCGAGAGCGAAGACCTCTGCACGCCCGAAGTCCAGACCGCCCCGGACTTCGCCTGCTACCGCCTGCGCATGCCGGGCGGCTACGACGCGTCCACGGTCGCCGACCACGCCGCCCGCTTCCACGCCCTCAGCGCCACCCGCGACGTCTTCGTCTACTACAAACACGAGGACGAACCCACCGGCCCACTCGCCGCAGAAAGCATGCTGCTACAAGCCGCCGCTCAGGATTTGTAA